The following proteins come from a genomic window of Panthera leo isolate Ple1 chromosome E2, P.leo_Ple1_pat1.1, whole genome shotgun sequence:
- the GFY gene encoding Golgi-associated olfactory signaling regulator, with protein MKSLCPILFVLIFLLARLGSKADPSASPLTGSDLSEMGHPSQTSPPASENSTGDQPNPDSPVTTYPEPSKIPHAVSPEPSLPDFPETPNHDLQESPHPESPETPTSNSLNTSISHSLETPQINPSKITHPEPSVAPKPDPTDIPHPESPETLKPSPSKTSHPEFPETPNPDPTQTPHQESPEIPKLNSIEVSRAEVPETPNPDPTKSLHPKTPETPNPDTTETPHSEFLQTLYPDSTESPRPESHVTSNPNPTEIPQTESPTTHYQDATENPMTSDPEISASLHSETTTPFKDKATAALNELPLNPKAETPAVTQPDSLKLPTSESPGTVGLKASQDSSPKGPDALLPSARIAGPPAPPGSPSQLAPATPRVPQRRSRGERVNTIIVVERVEETGVTLVGRPRGAAGGALCLFLAGIGLLIGIFLLLWCLYRRAARHRPFAHHRLPNDGDEPVMHLEAPKDPYDLYFYAPDAWVPSHIATKQPPPTPPLPPKLPPPPCGRRPQSLEPLSPATLPNNFV; from the exons ATGAAATCCCTCTGTCCCATCCTCTTcgtcctcatcttcctcctcgcCAGGCTGGGTTCCAAGGCTGACCCTTCGGCCTCACCGCTTACAGGCTCCGACCTCTCTGAGATGGGCCACCCTTCTCAGACCTCCCCTCCTGCTTCTGAGAATTCCACTGGAGACCAGCCTAACCCAGATTCCCCCGTGACTACTTATCCTGAGCCCTCCAAAATACCTCATGCAGTTTCCCCTGAACCCTCCCTCCCTGACTTCCCTGAGACTCCCAACCATGACCTCCAAGAAAGCCCACACCCAGAGTCTCCTGAGACTCCTACATCTAACTCACTCAATACCTCAATATCACACTCCCTGGAGACCCCCCAAATTAACCCCTCCAAAATAACACATCCAGAACCTTCTGTGGCCCCCAAACCTGACCCAACTGATATCCCACACCCAGAATCTCCTGAGACCCTCAAACCTAGTCCCTCCAAAACTTCACACCCAGAATTTCCTGAAACCCCAAACCCTGACCCTACACAAACTCCACACCAAGAATCCCCAGAGATTCCCAAACTTAACTCCATCGAAGTCTCACGTGCAGAAGTCCCTGAGACGCCAAATCCTGACCCCACCAAGAGTCTTCACCCCAAAACTCCAGAAACCCCAAACCCTGACACCACTGAAACCCCCCACTCTGAATTCCTCCAGACCCTGTATCCTGACTCTACTGAAAGCCCCCGCCCAGAATCCCATGTAACCAGCAACCCCAACCCCACTGAAATTCCCCAGACAGAATCCCCCACAACCCACTACCAAGATGCAACAGAGAACCCCATGACCTCGGACCCTGAGATCTCCGCCAGTCTTCACTCAGAAACCACTACACCTTTCAAGGACAAAGCAACAGCTGCCCTAAATGAGCTGCCCCTGAATCCCAAAGCAGAAACCCCTGCAGTCACCCAGCCTGACTCCCTTAAATTGCCCACCTCAGAGTCTCCTGGCACAGTTGGGTTGAAGGCCTCCCAGGACTCTAGCCCTAAAGGGCCTGACGCCCTTCTTCCCTCAGCCCGGATTGCGGGCCCCCCTGCTCCTCCAGGGTCCCCCAGTCAGTTGGCCCCTGCCACTCCGCGGGTCCCCCAGCGGCGCAGCCGAGGTGAGAGAGTCAACACTATCATCGTGGTGGAACGAGTGGAGGAGACCG GCGTGACCCTGGTGGGGCGCCCCCGGGGCGCGGCGGGAGGGGCCCTCTGCCTATTCCTCGCCGGGATCGGCCTGCTGATCGGCATTTTCCTGCTGCTGTGGTGTCTCTACCGCCGGGCGGCTCGACACCGGCCCTTCGCACATCACCGGCTTCCAAACGACGGAGATGAACCGG TTATGCATTTGGAAGCCCCGAAGGACCCCTACGACCTCTACTTTTACGCGCCGGATGCCTGGGTCCCTTCACACATCGCCACCAAACAGCCGCCGCCCACCCCCCCGCTGCCGCCCAAGCTGCCCCCGCCGCCCTGCGGGAGGCgcccccagagcctggagccgctctCCCCCGCCACGCTCCCCAACAACTTCGTGTGA